In Ctenopharyngodon idella isolate HZGC_01 chromosome 2, HZGC01, whole genome shotgun sequence, the following are encoded in one genomic region:
- the LOC127500520 gene encoding phospholipid scramblase 1, with protein sequence MRFSVFPVVPVYTIGPHPGRNEVYPTPPAGYVPPQVPMVMPVPDRPLGCPPGLEYLTQVDQLLVHQKVELMEVLMGWETNNQYVVKNSLGQQVFFAAEESDFCTRMFCGSVRSFLLHIKDNMGQEVMTLSRPLNCSSCCFPCCLQELEVQSPPGSPIGYVMQSWHPFLPKFTVQNERKEPVLKIVGPFCDCKCCSDVIFEVMSMDESSVIGRISKQWTGFEREAFTDADNFSLQFPMDLDVKIKAVLLGACFLIDFMYFEHTQNQE encoded by the exons ATgagattttctgtttttcccgTAGTACCTGTATATACCATTGGCCCTCATCCAGGCAGAAACGAAGTTTATCCTACACCACCAGCCG GTTATGTACCACCTCAGGTCCCGATGGTCATGCCAGTCCCAGACAGACCCCTGGGCTGTCCTCCGGGTCTAGAGTACCTGACCCAG GTTGACCAGCTTCTAGTTCATCAGAAAGTGGAACTAATGGAAG tTCTCATGGGATGGGAGACCAATAATCAATATGTGGTGAAAAATAGTTTAGGGCAGCAGGTGTTTTTTGCTGCTGAGGAGAGTGATTTCTGTACTCGTATGTTCTGTGGATCGGTTCGCTCCTTCCTGCTCCATATCAAGGATAACATGGGACAGGAAGTGATGACTTTATCCCGTCCCCTTAACTGCAGTAGTTGTTGCTTCCCTTGCTGTCTACAAGAG CTGGAGGTTCAGAGCCCTCCGGGCAGCCCTATTGGTTATGTAATGCAAAGTTGGCATCCTTTCCTGCCAAAGTTCACTGTTCAGAATGAGAGAAAAGAACCCGTTCTGAAGATTGTGGGACCGTTCTGTGACTGCAAATGTTGCTCTGATGTTATTTTTGAG gtgatgtcaatggatgagtcCTCAGTGATTGGTCGAATTAGCAAACAGTGGACAGGATTTGAGAGAGAAGCGTTTACTGATGCAGACAACTTTAGCTTACAATTTCCAATGGATTTGGATGTGAAAATAAAAGCAGTTCTATTAGGAGCCTGCTTTCTTATT GATTTCATGTATTTTGAGCACACTCAAAACCAAGAGTAA